The following are encoded in a window of Candidatus Woesearchaeota archaeon genomic DNA:
- a CDS encoding SemiSWEET transporter encodes MEFVYLGLIAGLLTTAAFIPQVWKSWKTKSTKDLSLSMTIIFFVGVVLWLIYGITVKDLPMTLWNSITLLLVGVLLILKLKYK; translated from the coding sequence ATGGAATTTGTTTACCTTGGTTTAATTGCTGGATTGCTTACAACCGCTGCTTTTATTCCCCAAGTATGGAAAAGCTGGAAAACTAAATCAACTAAAGATCTTTCACTTTCCATGACCATTATTTTCTTTGTGGGTGTTGTGTTATGGCTTATCTATGGTATTACAGTAAAAGACTTGCCGATGACCTTGTGGAATAGCATTACCTTATTATTAGTGGGAGTATTATTGATATTGAAATTGAAATATAAATAA
- a CDS encoding peroxiredoxin has protein sequence MVVKVGQMVPTFDVEAYVDGQIKKISLNDYQGKWVVLFFYPLDFTFVCPTEIKGFAAASGDFKAANAEVLAASTDSAHSHKAWFQRDMVQVKFPVLADTNHALSRAFGVLIEDKGIALRGTFIIDPEGVLKYMVVSDLNVGRSVQETLRVLKALQTGGLCPIDWKPGQDTLKV, from the coding sequence ATGGTTGTTAAAGTAGGGCAAATGGTGCCGACATTTGATGTTGAAGCATATGTTGATGGTCAAATTAAAAAAATTAGTTTAAATGATTACCAAGGAAAATGGGTAGTATTATTCTTTTATCCACTGGATTTTACCTTTGTTTGTCCAACAGAGATTAAAGGTTTTGCAGCAGCTTCTGGTGATTTTAAAGCAGCAAATGCAGAAGTTCTTGCTGCAAGCACTGATTCAGCGCATTCTCACAAAGCATGGTTCCAGCGCGATATGGTGCAAGTGAAATTTCCTGTTTTAGCAGACACTAATCATGCATTATCTCGGGCATTTGGAGTGTTGATTGAAGATAAAGGAATTGCATTACGTGGAACTTTTATTATTGACCCAGAAGGTGTTTTAAAGTACATGGTTGTTTCTGATCTTAATGTAGGAAGAAGTGTCCAAGAAACATTGCGTGTCTTAAAAGCACTGCAAACTGGCGGTTTATGTCCAATTGATTGGAAACCAGGACAAGATACCTTGAAGGTTTAA
- a CDS encoding AbrB/MazE/SpoVT family DNA-binding domain-containing protein, whose product MEVFSRARRVGGSIMVRIPPEILEQENIQNNEVVKLTIEKAKKDWFGVFKGAGKFTKHDELNTHE is encoded by the coding sequence ATGGAAGTCTTTTCACGTGCAAGAAGAGTAGGTGGTTCAATTATGGTAAGAATACCGCCTGAGATATTAGAACAAGAAAACATACAAAATAACGAAGTAGTAAAATTAACCATTGAAAAAGCGAAAAAAGATTGGTTTGGAGTATTTAAAGGAGCGGGTAAATTTACCAAACATGACGAGCTGAATACACATGAGTAA
- a CDS encoding PIN domain-containing protein produces MSKLIMDAYAWIEYLEGSPQGKQVHELIKIHEIITHEVTVAEVVSRITRKGLNGELAYEAMKVLSKIMSTDPLFSKEVGLLHANLRKKISDFGLADAYVLYLAITSKGSVVTGDPHFKNMKNVIFLK; encoded by the coding sequence ATGAGTAAGTTGATCATGGACGCCTATGCTTGGATAGAATATCTTGAAGGTTCTCCACAAGGAAAACAGGTTCATGAACTTATAAAAATTCATGAAATAATCACCCATGAAGTTACCGTAGCAGAGGTTGTCAGTAGAATTACTCGTAAGGGTTTAAATGGTGAATTAGCTTATGAAGCAATGAAGGTACTATCTAAAATTATGAGTACTGATCCCTTATTTTCTAAAGAGGTAGGGTTGTTACATGCTAACCTACGAAAGAAAATTTCAGATTTTGGTTTAGCAGATGCTTATGTTCTTTATCTTGCAATAACAAGTAAAGGAAGTGTTGTAACAGGCGATCCACATTTCAAAAATATGAAAAATGTTATTTTCTTGAAATAA